One stretch of Campylobacter sp. CCS1377 DNA includes these proteins:
- the nuoI gene encoding NADH-quinone oxidoreductase subunit NuoI, with product MKNYYLIDEKRKTPTSTWQKISQAFKRSVKLELFVGLGVVMREMLKRNNSATIKYPFEKVKLDNRYRAVHRLMRFIESENERCIGCGLCEKICISNCIRMETSLDENGRKKVGNYSINLGRCIYCGFCAEVCPELAIVHGTEYENAAEQRSYFGYKQDFLTPIDKLKNQVEFEGAGSLRKDADLFVKKTPNYYEILQEREKNLCTDEECTLPNSNSQGENK from the coding sequence ATGAAAAATTATTATTTGATTGATGAAAAAAGAAAAACGCCAACAAGTACTTGGCAGAAAATTTCACAAGCCTTCAAAAGAAGTGTAAAATTAGAGCTTTTTGTGGGGCTTGGCGTGGTAATGCGTGAAATGTTGAAAAGAAATAATAGCGCAACCATAAAATACCCATTTGAAAAAGTCAAGCTTGATAATCGCTACCGAGCTGTGCATCGTTTGATGCGTTTTATAGAAAGCGAAAATGAAAGATGTATAGGTTGTGGGCTTTGTGAGAAAATTTGTATCAGTAATTGTATAAGAATGGAAACTTCTTTAGATGAAAATGGCCGTAAAAAAGTGGGAAATTATAGTATAAATTTAGGGCGTTGTATTTATTGTGGTTTTTGTGCTGAGGTTTGTCCTGAGCTTGCTATAGTTCATGGTACAGAGTATGAAAATGCAGCCGAGCAAAGATCTTATTTTGGCTATAAGCAAGATTTTTTAACCCCTATTGATAAGCTTAAAAATCAAGTTGAATTTGAAGGTGCGGGCAGTCTTAGAAAAGATGCTGATTTATTTGTTAAAAAGACTCCAAATTATTATGAAATTTTGCAAGAAAGAGAGAAAAATTTATGCACGGATGAAGAATGTACATTGCCAAATTCAAATTCGCAAGGGGAAAACAAATGA
- a CDS encoding NADH-quinone oxidoreductase subunit G — protein MTIKINGKTCTFEEGEYILNIARRNDIFIPAICYLSGCSPTLACRMCMVEADGKKVYSCNTKAKEGMVVESDLQNLWDERNEIMQAYCINHPLECGVCDKSGECELQNFTHKSRVNIQKHWIKDTHKPHKHWGVINYDPALCIVCERCITVCKDKIGESALKTVPRGGDSVDSGFKDTMGKDAYAIWTKFQKSLIGPSNGEMLDCSFCGECTSVCPTGALIGSRFQYTSNIWELKRIPASNPHSSDCELMYYDIKQSGISNQTPKIYRVSNDFAFATLNRAARFAFDTQNEASKDKKAFNKLVALFENNEIKNIKFNSFITNEEALILQNLKKKFDLNLINEEALKFKEFLDEFISNCGEFYNATTKDITNSDFLVVAGTLLRYDAPTLSYKINNALVMNKGAGLYFHPLEDAGLAKYSKNFISHTHKSGDEEQILYFLLQKFSTDESIKESLAEFFVSENKEIEESINEEVIEQVIEKDEEGNEIQKEVKKLVPKKVKKTIEVKRSVFARNLGVDEDKLEDLLLKKANFTFVVGSDFYFHKNALKLAKLLALVQSTTPFKVFLNPTHTNTLGVAMICDLDEGIKDGKILGYNEKGDFSFSYEECANLASSSLNQQEGTFLNYDKRVVPTNAALEFGGYFLNDLANALGYDEEYTINYTKKLPTNKGFCALDFDSLENFYTNGGECKRGYELNLECFKQVAKKEFIAPNLQNLILKDNEILLYSANPSYQFGRFSNRASTISEAIFLGVSENLAKEKNLQDKDLVKISIKDKTLTLSVRVDKDIKNGAYLPYFDEKIDTLNFFDERFIVANLEKLGANNE, from the coding sequence ATGACAATTAAAATCAATGGTAAGACTTGCACCTTTGAAGAGGGCGAATATATCTTAAATATAGCTAGAAGAAATGATATTTTTATCCCTGCAATTTGCTATTTATCAGGTTGTAGTCCGACTTTGGCATGTCGTATGTGTATGGTGGAAGCTGATGGAAAAAAGGTTTATTCTTGCAATACTAAAGCAAAAGAAGGTATGGTTGTAGAAAGTGATTTGCAAAATCTTTGGGATGAAAGAAATGAAATCATGCAAGCTTATTGCATTAATCATCCTTTAGAGTGTGGAGTTTGCGATAAATCAGGAGAATGTGAGTTGCAAAATTTCACTCATAAAAGCCGTGTGAATATCCAAAAACATTGGATTAAAGATACACATAAACCGCACAAACATTGGGGAGTGATTAATTACGATCCCGCGCTTTGTATAGTATGCGAAAGGTGTATCACGGTTTGTAAAGATAAAATCGGCGAAAGTGCTTTAAAAACCGTGCCAAGAGGTGGCGATAGCGTGGATAGTGGTTTTAAGGACACTATGGGCAAAGATGCTTATGCGATTTGGACGAAATTTCAAAAAAGTTTGATTGGGCCTAGTAATGGTGAGATGCTTGATTGTTCCTTTTGCGGGGAATGTACCAGTGTATGTCCAACCGGAGCTTTGATAGGATCAAGGTTTCAATACACTTCAAATATTTGGGAACTCAAACGCATTCCAGCTTCAAATCCGCATTCTAGTGATTGTGAGCTTATGTATTATGATATCAAACAAAGTGGCATTAGCAATCAAACACCTAAAATTTATCGCGTAAGTAATGATTTTGCCTTTGCTACTTTAAATAGAGCTGCAAGATTTGCCTTTGATACGCAAAATGAAGCAAGTAAAGATAAAAAAGCTTTTAACAAGCTTGTCGCCCTTTTTGAAAACAATGAGATTAAAAATATTAAATTTAATAGCTTTATCACCAACGAAGAAGCTTTAATTTTACAAAATTTAAAGAAAAAATTTGATCTTAATTTAATCAACGAAGAAGCTTTAAAATTTAAAGAATTTTTAGATGAATTTATAAGCAATTGTGGCGAATTTTACAATGCGACAACAAAAGATATAACAAATAGTGATTTTTTAGTTGTTGCAGGAACACTTTTAAGATACGATGCGCCAACGCTTAGCTATAAAATCAATAATGCTTTAGTGATGAATAAAGGTGCGGGACTTTATTTTCATCCTTTAGAGGATGCTGGACTTGCAAAATATTCTAAAAATTTTATTTCACATACACATAAAAGCGGAGACGAAGAGCAAATTTTATACTTTTTACTTCAAAAATTCAGTACAGATGAAAGTATAAAAGAGAGTTTGGCTGAATTTTTTGTAAGTGAAAATAAAGAAATAGAAGAAAGTATCAATGAAGAAGTTATAGAACAAGTGATAGAAAAAGATGAAGAAGGCAATGAAATTCAAAAAGAAGTAAAAAAACTTGTGCCTAAAAAAGTGAAAAAAACCATAGAAGTGAAACGATCAGTTTTTGCTAGGAATTTAGGAGTTGATGAAGATAAATTAGAAGATTTATTGCTTAAAAAAGCTAATTTTACTTTTGTTGTGGGAAGTGATTTTTACTTCCACAAAAACGCTTTAAAGCTAGCCAAATTGCTCGCATTAGTTCAAAGCACAACGCCTTTTAAAGTTTTTTTAAATCCTACGCATACTAATACTTTGGGCGTTGCAATGATTTGTGATTTGGATGAAGGTATAAAAGATGGTAAAATTTTAGGTTATAACGAAAAAGGCGATTTTAGTTTTTCTTATGAAGAGTGCGCAAATTTGGCTAGTTCGAGTTTAAACCAACAAGAAGGCACTTTTTTAAATTACGATAAAAGAGTGGTGCCAACTAATGCGGCTTTAGAATTTGGCGGGTATTTTTTAAATGATTTGGCTAATGCTTTAGGATATGATGAAGAATACACCATAAATTACACCAAAAAACTTCCTACAAACAAAGGTTTTTGTGCTTTAGACTTTGATAGTTTGGAGAATTTTTATACCAATGGAGGCGAATGCAAAAGGGGTTATGAGCTTAATTTAGAATGCTTCAAGCAAGTCGCTAAAAAAGAATTTATTGCTCCAAATTTACAAAATTTGATTCTAAAAGATAATGAAATTTTGCTTTATAGTGCCAATCCTAGCTATCAATTCGGTAGATTTTCAAATCGTGCTAGTACTATTAGTGAAGCGATTTTTTTAGGAGTGAGTGAGAATTTGGCAAAAGAAAAGAATTTACAAGATAAAGATTTGGTTAAGATTTCTATTAAAGACAAAACTTTGACTTTGAGCGTGCGTGTGGATAAAGATATAAAAAATGGAGCTTATTTGCCATATTTTGATGAAAAAATCGACACGCTAAACTTTTTTGATGAAAGATTTATTGTGGCAAATTTAGAAAAATTAGGAGCAAACAATGAGTGA
- the nuoH gene encoding NADH-quinone oxidoreductase subunit NuoH encodes MSDFAFFALEVLVKCIIVIALFATLAGFATYAERKVLAYFQRRIGPDMVGPFGLIQLVADMIKLFTKEDIIPSNSQKIIFAIAPLIAAICAFVSLAAIPMLPEFTLFGLVIRPIIADINVALLFVIGTSGLCFYAVFLGGLASNNKWSIIGAARGLVAIISYESVGALALIAIVMLVGSFSLVDINNYQNNGFFSWLIFKQPLAFVLFIIALFIETNRTPLCLTENEADIVAGYGTEYSGLRWGMFFIGEYTSMIAGAILVTLLFLGGFNDFYFIPGWIMMIVKSSFIFFLYFWARAAFPQLRPDQVMKMCYLILIPLAVLNLLITALAVLL; translated from the coding sequence ATGAGTGATTTTGCTTTTTTTGCTTTAGAAGTTTTGGTTAAATGTATTATAGTGATTGCACTTTTTGCAACTTTAGCGGGTTTTGCAACCTATGCAGAAAGAAAGGTTTTGGCGTATTTTCAAAGACGCATTGGACCTGATATGGTAGGACCTTTTGGGCTTATTCAACTTGTAGCGGATATGATAAAGCTTTTCACTAAAGAAGATATTATCCCTTCAAATTCACAAAAAATTATTTTTGCTATTGCTCCTTTAATCGCTGCAATTTGTGCTTTTGTGTCTTTAGCAGCTATTCCAATGCTTCCTGAATTTACTTTATTTGGACTTGTGATAAGACCGATTATTGCAGATATTAATGTGGCTTTGCTTTTTGTGATAGGCACTTCAGGGCTTTGTTTTTATGCGGTATTTTTAGGCGGTCTTGCGAGTAATAATAAATGGTCCATTATAGGAGCTGCAAGAGGACTTGTGGCCATTATTTCTTATGAAAGCGTAGGGGCTTTAGCTTTGATTGCTATTGTAATGCTTGTGGGATCTTTTTCTTTAGTGGATATTAATAATTATCAAAATAATGGATTTTTTTCTTGGCTCATTTTTAAACAACCTTTGGCTTTTGTGCTTTTTATTATTGCACTTTTTATTGAAACAAACAGAACCCCGCTTTGTTTAACAGAAAATGAGGCTGATATTGTCGCGGGTTATGGGACAGAATATTCAGGTCTTAGATGGGGTATGTTTTTCATAGGCGAATACACCTCTATGATAGCTGGAGCGATTTTAGTTACCCTTTTGTTTTTGGGCGGATTTAATGATTTTTATTTTATACCGGGTTGGATTATGATGATAGTAAAATCTAGCTTTATTTTCTTTTTGTATTTTTGGGCTAGGGCGGCTTTTCCGCAACTTAGACCTGATCAAGTGATGAAAATGTGTTATTTGATTTTAATTCCTTTAGCGGTTTTAAATCTCTTAATCACTGCTCTAGCGGTGCTTTTATAG